The genomic interval GGCGTGAGAGTCCTCGGCGGCAGAAAGATGCTGCTCAGTGGtctcgagcttcttcttcagctcctcaacctcctccttgacagtcttgagctcctcagtggtcttctcagcctcagCAAGTCTGCTCTTCGTAGTTTTCAGCTCTTTCTTCAAAGATTCAAGTTCCTCGGTCATAGCTTGGGACGAATCCTGGGACTCCTTGGCACTAGCGagatccttcttgagagactcaatctccttcttgagagtggCAACCTCATCCTCAAAGGTCTTGCCCTTCGTCAGTGCAGCAGTCAGCTCTTTGTTTGTCTTGTCAAGATCAGCCTTGGCTGATTCCAAAGACTTTGCATCCTCAGAAGACTTTGAAGACTGGGtcttgagctcatcaaccTCCTTTTGAAGCTTAGAATGGGTTTTGTTTCGATCCTcgatctccttcttgagctcagcTACATCCTTCTGACGctcctcaatctcttcctccttctcggtgagcttcttctgcaccTTCTCGAGTTCATCCTTGACTTCGCTGTTTTTATTAGACTTCTGAGCCTCGACAAGATCGTTtccaatctccttgagctggtccCGTAGACTCTCCACCTCGGACTTTTCATTAGCAAGGTCCTTCTCAAGCTTTTGCTTGGCatcctccagcaccttgatCTGAGCATTGTTATCGGGTGCAGGGGATCCTcccttcttgcccttctttCCCTTACCACCAGTGGCACCGGGAGAGGTattggcagcagcaacagcagacGCAGCTGCGGCCTTGACCGTCGCAAGCTCGctctccagatcctccttggccttgttaGCTTCACCaagcttcttctggaaaccctccagcagcttcgATTTGCCTGCCAGATCATTGGAAGTCTTATCAGCATTGGATTTGGCCTCGGCAAGTTCGGTCTTAAGCTTTTCCAGCTCAGCAGAGTTGTCAGGagtcttctcaatctcagccagcttctcctggaGCTCAGCATCAGCCTTAGAGGCGGCAGACTTGGCGTCAGCAAGCTCCTTTCGTGCAGTCTCTAGCTCCTCTGACACAGTCTTggacttctccagctgttCCTTCAAGTTATTGATTTCGCCAAGATGCTTTTCCGATGCAGCCTTGCTTTcgtccttgatcttgttcAATGTTTTTGTGAGACTCTCAAGTTCGGAGTCCTTGCTGGCTGTAGAGCGGTCAGCTTTGTCTGATGCCTCCTTAGCCTTGTCCTCAGCCGCTTTGACCATCTCCTCGGCGGATTTGATCTTATCttcggccttcttggcctcaCCCTTAGCCTCGTCCAGCTGCTTTTCAAGCTCCTTTaccttctcctcctgagCCTTGACATTGTCCAGCTCACCCACCCTGGTCTTGAGGCCATCTAACTTGGTCTGCAGTTCGGCCAATTTTGCATCCTTAAGCTCCAGCTCAGCACGGGTTTCGCTGGTTGTGTCGGTGGCCTTTGATTCTGCCGGCTCAGCCTCCTTTAGCTTGGTGTTCTCAGCTTCCAGATCCTTCAGATCAGATGTGAGTCGAGCCACGTCGCTttcgagcttctcaatggtGTCCTGATCCTTTCTCTTGGTGCCGTcgacctccttcttgagtGTGTCGACCTTCGTAGACAATGAACGAAGCTCGTTACTCTGCATTTCGCTCTTAAGATTGAGGTTCTCAAGATACTCAACGAGAGCCTGAGGTTCATTGAGACCGGAGCATGGAGTTCGCTCCTGGAGAACACGCTCGAAATCCTCCACCATGCTCTTTACCAGTTcggacttcttcttctccactcTGTAGGCTTTGAGAAGATCGGGGTACTTGGCCTCATACCGCTGGAACTTTCGCAGGTGAGATTTGACCTTGTCAGGCACCGGAAGAGTGTCAATGATGTACTCTTCTGGCTCCGTTTGCGATACTGGCTCGGCCTCGGTAGCTCCACCTTCGGTGGAGGGAGCTGACGACCCATTGTCATCTAGCTCCATGCGTTCCACGTCTGGAGTCTTGTAGCTCATGAGCTTTTTCTTGCGCTCTTCTGCCTCGTGTTGCTGCGCCGCCACCTGTTGGTTCTGGGCGTTTTTCACGGCGCCATCTAGTTCATCCGTGAACTGTTTAACGCTCTGCTGGATTCTCGAGAACATGACGTGGAGGTATTAGGTTCTACGAGTCGAAGATGTAACGAGTGCATAAAAGTCGATGCACAAGCTACAGAGAGTGCTTGGGAGATGAAGGCGAGCCGAGCCATGAGAGCATCTCAAAAGCAGAGCGGAAATGACGAAAATATGGTCCGTTTGCATTGTATTTTTTGTCAGTCTCAATTGAATATCTGTTTGATTTTTCCTTACCTTTTCACTCCTAGTTATGACATGTCTCACCACCTTCCGTCCCCCCCTGTAAATTAATCAGCTTTTTAGATTATGAGTGGCACAATGTGCTGACAAACGATGCGTGAAATTAGGTTTGTTCATATAGATCAACTCCGCGTTTGTATGACATTCTCGCCACTTTTCATACCGCCCTGATGTCATTTACTGTGAGTAAAAAGCGAACAGAAACCGGAACTGGGAACCTCATCCGACTCTTTTTCCAGTGCTATAAATTTCACTACTAACGCCAGACTACATTTGCTGTCCCTTTGGAATGTGAGTCCTGCTGTGATTCCGTCAAGCAGGCACTTGCAAACGTCCAGGGCATCGAGTCCGTTGACTGCAAGCTCGTGGATCAGCTTATCAGTGTCACTGGAACTTCTGCTCCGTCCCAGATTGTAAAGGCCGTCCAAAACATCGGCAAGGACGCCATTGTTCGAGGCACTGGACAGCCCAACTCGGCAGCCGTCTGCATTCTCGAAAGCCACGCCCCCGAAGACCAGGCCCAACCTATAAAGGGCCTTGCCCGAATCGTCAGTGTCTCCAAGACCCTTGCGCTCATCGATATCACCCTCAACGGTCTTCCCAAGGGCACATACTACCCCAGCATCCGTACCAGTGGAGACATCTCTGATGCGCCTCAGAGTCTAGGAGGCGTATACCAGGCGCTGGGCAGCGTGGAGGTGAACGAGTCTGACAGTGCATCTGGACTCTTTTCCGGCCAAGCATTTGTCAAGTCCGAGACCCAGATCTCCAGTCTTATTGGCCGGGGCATGGCTGTTTCTACAAGCCCAGACGTTGTCAAGCCTCACGCTCTGGTGGGTGTGATTGCACGAAGCGCTGGCGTGTGGGAGAATGATAAGACTGTGTGTTCCTGCAGCGGAAAGACAGTTTGGGAGGAGCGAAAGG from Yarrowia lipolytica chromosome 1F, complete sequence carries:
- a CDS encoding uncharacterized protein (Compare to YALI0F30855g, similar to Saccharomyces cerevisiae IMH1 (YLR309C); ancestral locus Anc_4.46, weakly similar to uniprot|Q06704 Saccharomyces cerevisiae YLR309c IMH1 involved in vesicular transport), coding for MFSRIQQSVKQFTDELDGAVKNAQNQQVAAQQHEAEERKKKLMSYKTPDVERMELDDNGSSAPSTEGGATEAEPVSQTEPEEYIIDTLPVPDKVKSHLRKFQRYEAKYPDLLKAYRVEKKKSELVKSMVEDFERVLQERTPCSGLNEPQALVEYLENLNLKSEMQSNELRSLSTKVDTLKKEVDGTKRKDQDTIEKLESDVARLTSDLKDLEAENTKLKEAEPAESKATDTTSETRAELELKDAKLAELQTKLDGLKTRVGELDNVKAQEEKVKELEKQLDEAKGEAKKAEDKIKSAEEMVKAAEDKAKEASDKADRSTASKDSELESLTKTLNKIKDESKAASEKHLGEINNLKEQLEKSKTVSEELETARKELADAKSAASKADAELQEKLAEIEKTPDNSAELEKLKTELAEAKSNADKTSNDLAGKSKLLEGFQKKLGEANKAKEDLESELATVKAAAASAVAAANTSPGATGGKGKKGKKGGSPAPDNNAQIKVLEDAKQKLEKDLANEKSEVESLRDQLKEIGNDLVEAQKSNKNSEVKDELEKVQKKLTEKEEEIEERQKDVAELKKEIEDRNKTHSKLQKEVDELKTQSSKSSEDAKSLESAKADLDKTNKELTAALTKGKTFEDEVATLKKEIESLKKDLASAKESQDSSQAMTEELESLKKELKTTKSRLAEAEKTTEELKTVKEEVEELKKKLETTEQHLSAAEDSHAHSAKLSQDRFKELGTTKEQLSKLEEQLGSVKAELKIAKDAETTLAKQTAELEKLVAAETKLKKDLAAVTASSSDWEAKYKEADLRCNKIESRITTLKTTQARLEKEKKDAVAEKDALATRVEQLEKEHSASSESISKWTREKAALEKELTEANNEAKIKEAQKDHALGEVTELKSQLEEVAMRMREVTSRCESLEDEVSDAHKLLQERTRETTTMRRLLNETEDGSETKIRDLQEQIRALTDEKDQLEASAAQSSRRRQRELEEARTKTRELQHDAEELRADKERALRDLQALKSSREYADKESKSAQEDMEEANGVIQKLQTERKVMDGRLSESEATVLRLKQAVDDAQQRNDKLQKQQKILNEDIIALQTEKHRLEGNQISSSQRHVTSPAQSRRSSVASNTSQPPAPATATNTAYIKNVLLGFLEHKEQRQNLLPVMSTLLEFKDGEEERFWAAIG
- a CDS encoding uncharacterized protein (Compare to YALI0F30877g, similar to Saccharomyces cerevisiae CCS1 (YMR038C); ancestral locus Anc_2.600, similar to uniprot|P40202 Saccharomyces cerevisiae YMR038c LYS7 copper chaperone for superoxide dismutase), whose protein sequence is MSFTTTFAVPLECESCCDSVKQALANVQGIESVDCKLVDQLISVTGTSAPSQIVKAVQNIGKDAIVRGTGQPNSAAVCILESHAPEDQAQPIKGLARIVSVSKTLALIDITLNGLPKGTYYPSIRTSGDISDAPQSLGGVYQALGSVEVNESDSASGLFSGQAFVKSETQISSLIGRGMAVSTSPDVVKPHALVGVIARSAGVWENDKTVCSCSGKTVWEERKDVQSKGLEGQL